One segment of Caldanaerobius polysaccharolyticus DSM 13641 DNA contains the following:
- a CDS encoding carbohydrate ABC transporter permease yields the protein MRKKTAYRDIVAYTVLTIGALISLVPFFWMFTTSVKDQSEIFLFPPKWIPSIWHWENYRQAWHAGGLNFTLMFYNTMRIVIPVTISTVVISSLAAYSFARIDFVGKNFIFMGFLASMMVPGTVTIIPQFIMFRTLGWINTLKPLIVPGLFGSAFAIFLLRQFFLTIPQDLEDAAIIDGCSRFRIWWQIFLPLSKPIIATLTVFTFQGVYNDFMGPLIYLNSQDLFTVQLGLAAFRGVYQTRYDLLMAASVFTLVPIIVIFLFAQRYFIEGVVMTGIKG from the coding sequence ATGAGAAAAAAGACAGCTTACAGAGATATAGTTGCGTATACAGTTTTGACTATTGGCGCGCTGATAAGCCTGGTTCCTTTTTTCTGGATGTTTACCACTTCGGTTAAAGATCAGAGCGAGATATTTTTGTTTCCACCCAAATGGATACCGAGTATATGGCATTGGGAAAATTACAGGCAAGCGTGGCACGCGGGAGGACTAAATTTTACATTGATGTTTTATAATACAATGCGGATTGTTATACCTGTAACCATCTCGACAGTTGTAATTTCTTCACTAGCTGCTTATTCTTTTGCGCGCATAGATTTTGTTGGGAAGAATTTTATATTCATGGGTTTCTTAGCGTCTATGATGGTACCTGGGACGGTGACCATAATACCGCAATTCATCATGTTTAGAACCCTGGGATGGATAAACACACTTAAGCCATTAATTGTGCCTGGGTTATTTGGGAGTGCTTTTGCGATTTTCCTCCTGAGACAGTTTTTTCTGACGATACCTCAGGATTTGGAGGATGCCGCCATTATAGACGGTTGTTCGAGATTTAGAATTTGGTGGCAAATATTTTTGCCTCTGTCCAAGCCGATTATAGCAACACTAACGGTTTTCACATTCCAAGGTGTATACAATGATTTTATGGGTCCGCTGATTTATCTTAACAGCCAGGATTTGTTTACGGTTCAACTGGGCCTGGCGGCATTTAGGGGAGTATATCAGACTAGGTATGATCTGCTGATGGCGGCGTCGGTGTTTACACTGGTTCCCATAATAGTTATATTCTTGTTTGCCCAGCGGTATTTTATAGAAGGGGTTGTCATGACAGGGATAAAGGGTTAA
- a CDS encoding carbohydrate ABC transporter permease codes for MQNADMSIKTVKITVKSHRPIKKRLRDNIAGYLFIAPALFGFLAFMLYPMIASIVISFYDWNILNPPKFIGIGNYINLFHDQVFLISLKNTLLWVVYYVPASIVLSFVLALLMNLPLRGIAIYRSIYYIPVISPLLSVALLFVWLYNPDFGLINYVLSKLGIAPLGWLTDSKLALPSIAIMAIWKNAGWNMLIFLAGLQGIPRQLYEAAELDGITPFQKIWYITLPLLTPATFFIVVTAIIGAFQVFGEVYIMTSGGPGYSTYTLAYYLWSNAFQYNKMGYASAIAMVMFILIFVVTALQDRLFGRRVQYDM; via the coding sequence TTGCAAAATGCTGATATGTCCATAAAAACCGTTAAGATTACTGTAAAGAGCCATAGACCTATTAAAAAAAGACTTAGAGATAATATAGCGGGTTATCTTTTTATCGCTCCAGCGCTTTTTGGGTTTCTTGCATTTATGTTGTACCCCATGATAGCGTCGATTGTCATAAGCTTTTATGATTGGAACATACTCAATCCCCCAAAGTTTATTGGCATCGGCAATTACATAAACCTATTTCACGACCAGGTATTTTTGATTAGCTTGAAAAATACGCTGCTATGGGTGGTATATTATGTACCAGCTTCTATTGTGCTTTCATTTGTCCTAGCTTTGCTTATGAACCTCCCTTTGAGGGGAATTGCGATTTACCGCAGTATTTATTATATTCCAGTGATAAGCCCGCTGCTCAGCGTGGCGCTTCTCTTTGTCTGGCTTTATAATCCTGATTTTGGCTTGATTAATTATGTATTATCAAAGTTAGGGATTGCACCTCTGGGATGGCTTACTGATTCTAAATTAGCTTTGCCGAGTATTGCTATCATGGCGATATGGAAAAATGCCGGATGGAATATGCTTATTTTCTTAGCCGGTTTACAGGGAATACCAAGGCAGCTTTATGAAGCGGCAGAATTAGATGGAATAACTCCGTTCCAAAAGATATGGTATATTACCCTTCCCCTTTTAACGCCGGCGACATTTTTCATAGTGGTTACTGCCATTATCGGAGCTTTTCAGGTATTTGGGGAAGTGTATATAATGACAAGTGGAGGCCCTGGTTATTCAACTTATACATTGGCGTATTATTTATGGTCCAACGCCTTCCAGTATAACAAGATGGGATATGCCAGCGCTATAGCTATGGTTATGTTTATATTGATTTTCGTCGTAACGGCGCTGCAAGACCGGTTATTTGGACGAAGAGTGCAATATGATATGTGA
- a CDS encoding ABC transporter substrate-binding protein, translating to MKKVWNLFIVVLLVSLMIVSGCSSSKTASSTKGQKGQGSGKVTISFMGWGNQEEHDIYSQVLADFEKAYPNIKVDYIYVPQDYDTKLKTMVAGGTPPDVLYIHESTGAEWAKAGMLWNLDPYIKKYPELTEGMPPGLLKYGQYEGKQYGIPKDFAPWVVYVNVDIFKKAGIPLPTSDWTMDDFVNLARKLTVKQNGKVQQWGTVIDEWWGPWMLFLGTENGQWFKDGKSNFSDPGVMKGLKILYDLMVTYKAAPSPSTLKSMGVGQSQMFETGKVAMYPMGRWMTPTFRQSVKFNWEAVELPKGSNGQRYSPVNCGMFGISANSKHKEEALTLIRYLLSKDALKKVASLGLALPPYTKYLDDPSFVTSPPDPAPFKAAANYLDRTGTEYNAYYSTKFTEYDTKYIEPELDKLYNGQQTVEQTAENIDKGANANLFK from the coding sequence GTGAAGAAGGTATGGAATTTATTTATAGTGGTACTGCTTGTAAGCTTGATGATTGTCTCAGGATGTAGTTCTAGCAAAACAGCGAGTAGCACGAAAGGTCAGAAAGGCCAGGGTAGTGGTAAAGTAACTATAAGCTTTATGGGTTGGGGGAATCAGGAAGAGCACGATATTTATTCTCAGGTATTGGCGGATTTTGAAAAAGCCTATCCTAATATAAAAGTGGATTACATATACGTGCCTCAGGATTACGATACCAAACTTAAGACCATGGTTGCCGGTGGGACACCTCCTGATGTATTGTATATTCATGAATCCACAGGAGCTGAATGGGCAAAAGCAGGGATGCTGTGGAACCTTGATCCTTACATAAAAAAGTATCCTGAATTGACAGAGGGTATGCCTCCTGGATTGCTCAAGTACGGGCAATATGAAGGCAAACAATACGGTATTCCCAAGGATTTTGCTCCATGGGTTGTGTATGTAAATGTAGATATTTTCAAAAAGGCAGGAATTCCTTTGCCTACATCGGATTGGACAATGGACGATTTTGTCAATTTGGCGAGAAAGCTTACAGTGAAGCAAAATGGAAAGGTGCAGCAATGGGGAACTGTAATTGACGAATGGTGGGGGCCATGGATGCTATTTCTTGGCACAGAAAATGGCCAATGGTTTAAGGATGGAAAGTCTAACTTCAGCGATCCCGGTGTTATGAAAGGGCTGAAAATACTTTACGATTTGATGGTAACTTATAAGGCAGCTCCTTCGCCGTCTACGCTGAAATCCATGGGCGTAGGACAATCGCAGATGTTTGAGACAGGAAAGGTAGCTATGTATCCAATGGGACGATGGATGACTCCCACGTTTCGTCAGTCTGTAAAGTTTAACTGGGAGGCTGTAGAGCTTCCTAAAGGAAGCAATGGACAGCGTTATTCACCAGTTAATTGCGGGATGTTTGGCATAAGTGCGAATTCTAAGCATAAGGAGGAAGCGCTTACACTTATACGCTATCTGCTCAGTAAAGACGCTTTGAAAAAAGTAGCGAGTTTGGGGTTGGCACTACCGCCTTACACTAAGTATTTGGATGATCCATCGTTTGTTACGTCACCACCTGATCCTGCTCCTTTCAAAGCAGCAGCCAATTATCTTGATAGGACGGGAACAGAGTATAATGCTTATTACTCCACTAAATTTACCGAATACGATACAAAGTATATCGAACCTGAGCTAGATAAACTTTACAATGGGCAACAGACTGTTGAGCAAACCGCTGAGAATATAGATAAAGGTGCAAACGCAAATCTTTTTAAGTAG
- a CDS encoding sigma factor G inhibitor Gin, giving the protein MDENKMCFICGQEKSDGIYVFDKYICASCQYDIINTSPEDENYEYYRECMKAIWEDHIKGKYRIAME; this is encoded by the coding sequence GTGGACGAAAATAAGATGTGTTTTATTTGCGGTCAGGAAAAAAGCGATGGTATCTACGTCTTTGACAAGTACATATGTGCATCGTGCCAGTATGACATCATAAATACATCCCCTGAGGACGAAAATTATGAGTACTATCGGGAATGCATGAAAGCCATATGGGAAGACCACATTAAGGGGAAATACAGGATTGCCATGGAGTAA
- a CDS encoding M20 family metallopeptidase, giving the protein MKEVLIEKIGELKKIAFELNEFLYENPETGNQEFAACEKICEVLSHWDFKIQKGYLGIPTAFKAIYGCGKPSIAYLCEYDALPEIGHGCGHNMISAISVTAAIALREIIDTIGGQVAVFGCPAEETNGAKVAMAEKGAFNDIDVALMVHPSDVTRESGTSLAMEALQFEYLGKAAHAADNPEDGINALDGVLLLFNSINALRQHVKPDVRIHGIIKEGGIAANIIPERAVAQFYVRSESSSYLKEVVKKVKDCARGAAISTGCTLNISNYELSYDNMITNNTLQEVFNKNLQSTGVNDIQPPKKPSGSSDIGNVSHVVPAIHPYIGIVQGHIPSHTREFALATQTDYAKEMLLKAATALALTGFDIITDKSLLDRIKKEFAESIKVK; this is encoded by the coding sequence ATGAAAGAAGTTTTAATCGAAAAAATCGGCGAACTCAAAAAAATAGCGTTCGAGTTAAATGAATTCCTGTACGAAAACCCCGAAACAGGAAATCAGGAATTTGCAGCCTGCGAAAAAATATGCGAAGTATTGTCCCATTGGGACTTTAAAATCCAAAAAGGTTATCTAGGCATACCCACGGCGTTCAAGGCAATATATGGATGCGGTAAACCCTCTATAGCGTATCTTTGCGAATACGATGCCCTGCCTGAAATAGGTCACGGCTGCGGCCACAACATGATAAGCGCAATAAGCGTAACAGCAGCCATTGCGTTAAGAGAAATCATAGACACTATAGGCGGACAAGTCGCCGTATTTGGTTGCCCTGCAGAAGAGACCAACGGAGCCAAGGTAGCTATGGCAGAAAAAGGGGCTTTTAATGATATAGATGTAGCGCTAATGGTGCACCCTTCTGACGTCACAAGAGAAAGCGGCACTTCGCTAGCCATGGAAGCCCTTCAATTTGAATACCTGGGCAAAGCAGCTCATGCAGCAGACAACCCTGAAGACGGTATAAACGCCTTAGATGGCGTACTGCTTCTGTTCAACTCAATAAATGCTTTAAGACAACACGTAAAACCCGACGTGAGAATACACGGCATAATAAAAGAAGGAGGTATAGCCGCCAATATAATACCAGAGAGGGCTGTGGCGCAATTTTACGTAAGGTCGGAAAGCTCTTCGTACCTGAAGGAAGTCGTAAAAAAGGTTAAAGACTGTGCCCGCGGTGCAGCAATATCCACTGGATGCACTTTGAACATATCCAATTATGAACTCTCCTATGACAATATGATTACAAATAATACCCTCCAGGAGGTTTTCAATAAAAATCTACAAAGCACCGGAGTAAATGACATCCAGCCACCTAAAAAGCCGTCAGGTTCATCAGATATAGGCAACGTCAGCCACGTAGTTCCAGCTATACATCCTTATATAGGAATAGTCCAGGGCCACATTCCCTCCCACACCAGGGAATTCGCCTTGGCCACTCAGACGGATTACGCCAAAGAAATGCTGTTAAAAGCTGCCACAGCACTAGCTCTCACCGGATTTGACATAATAACCGATAAATCCCTATTGGATCGCATTAAAAAGGAATTCGCAGAATCTATTAAAGTGAAATAA
- a CDS encoding MazG nucleotide pyrophosphohydrolase domain-containing protein has translation MIKEIEDRIDKLLMDKGFKKEWDMIYTSLSKDWGEQFAIKVLKFYLIALIVSEVGEYVNAVKKGLGARDEHEEWADIFIRLMNIPILDKFDAEKVVNDKMDKNEKRPYMYGTPQEKKE, from the coding sequence TTGATAAAGGAGATAGAGGATAGGATTGATAAATTATTGATGGATAAAGGCTTTAAAAAAGAGTGGGATATGATATATACGTCCCTTTCAAAAGATTGGGGAGAGCAGTTTGCTATAAAAGTTTTAAAGTTTTACCTTATAGCTTTGATCGTATCAGAAGTAGGCGAGTACGTAAATGCTGTCAAAAAAGGATTGGGTGCTCGTGATGAGCATGAAGAATGGGCTGATATATTTATAAGGTTGATGAATATCCCCATTTTGGACAAATTTGATGCTGAAAAGGTCGTAAATGATAAGATGGATAAAAACGAAAAGAGGCCGTACATGTACGGCACTCCACAAGAGAAGAAGGAGTAA
- a CDS encoding uracil-DNA glycosylase produces the protein MALKNLKDLYNECMNCIKCPLHKGRNSVVFGDGNLRADIMFVGEGPGKDEDLQGKPFVGRAGQLLDRLMAEVGLKREEVYIANIVKCRPPGNRVPTDEEAEACLPYLRNQVAIIAPRIIVCLGATAMKYIIDRKARITQIRGNLIERKGVYLIPTFHPAAILRDASKIDLTRQDFKKIVELYYKLKREEKAI, from the coding sequence ATGGCGTTAAAAAACCTAAAAGACCTTTACAACGAATGCATGAACTGTATTAAATGTCCCCTTCACAAAGGCAGAAATAGCGTGGTATTTGGTGACGGTAATTTGAGGGCTGATATCATGTTTGTGGGAGAAGGCCCGGGTAAAGATGAAGACCTGCAGGGGAAGCCCTTTGTAGGAAGAGCTGGTCAATTGCTGGACAGGCTGATGGCTGAAGTTGGCCTTAAAAGGGAAGAGGTATATATCGCCAATATCGTTAAATGCCGACCACCTGGCAACAGGGTGCCTACTGATGAAGAGGCGGAAGCGTGTCTTCCTTATCTGAGGAATCAAGTTGCTATTATAGCGCCCAGGATAATCGTGTGCCTTGGCGCTACGGCGATGAAATACATTATAGATCGCAAAGCTCGGATAACCCAGATAAGAGGCAATCTCATTGAGCGGAAAGGGGTTTACCTCATCCCCACATTTCATCCAGCCGCCATTCTCAGAGATGCTTCAAAGATTGATCTGACGAGGCAGGATTTTAAAAAGATTGTAGAGCTTTATTATAAGTTAAAGAGAGAGGAGAAAGCAATTTGA
- a CDS encoding NAD(P)-dependent malic enzyme, with protein sequence MSLIEEALALHESNRGKIEVKSKVRVKNTRDLSLAYTPGVAEPCKKIYEHPDDVYRYTSKGNMVAVVTDGTAVLGLGDIGPKAALPVMEGKAILFKEFAGIDAVPICLDTTDVDEIVKAVMYIAPSFGGINLEDIKAPKCFQIESRLKEVLDIPVFHDDQHGTAIVVLAALKNALKLVGKNISDVRIVVNGAGAAGIAIAKLLLRAGAQNVVMCDKKGVLSADDETLEESHREIAALTNAERMRGALADALRGADVFIGVSAPGVLKGEMVKSMADRPVVFAMANPIPEIMPDEAYSAGAYIVGTGRSDFPNQINNVLAFPGVFKGALRVRAKDINEDMQIAAAEAISSLISDSELRPDYIIPSAFDARVVDAVEKAVSAAAIRTGVARVGGDAQWR encoded by the coding sequence ATGTCCCTCATTGAAGAAGCGCTGGCTCTCCACGAGAGTAACAGGGGAAAAATAGAGGTTAAAAGCAAGGTGCGCGTTAAAAATACCAGAGATTTATCTTTAGCGTATACTCCAGGGGTGGCTGAGCCGTGCAAGAAGATATATGAGCACCCTGATGACGTATACAGGTACACGTCAAAGGGCAATATGGTAGCTGTAGTGACCGATGGAACGGCGGTTCTGGGTTTAGGAGATATAGGGCCCAAAGCGGCACTTCCTGTTATGGAAGGTAAAGCTATACTCTTTAAAGAATTTGCGGGTATTGACGCTGTGCCCATATGCCTTGACACTACTGATGTGGATGAGATAGTAAAAGCGGTGATGTACATAGCTCCTTCTTTTGGCGGAATAAACCTGGAGGACATCAAAGCCCCGAAGTGTTTTCAAATCGAAAGCAGGTTAAAAGAGGTCTTAGATATTCCTGTTTTCCACGATGATCAGCACGGTACTGCCATTGTGGTTCTGGCAGCGCTGAAAAATGCCTTAAAGCTTGTGGGTAAAAATATAAGCGATGTAAGGATTGTTGTGAATGGAGCTGGTGCCGCAGGTATTGCTATTGCGAAGCTGCTTTTAAGAGCTGGAGCGCAAAACGTGGTGATGTGCGACAAAAAAGGGGTACTTTCAGCTGATGATGAAACTCTGGAAGAATCTCATAGGGAAATTGCGGCTTTGACCAATGCAGAGAGGATGCGTGGCGCGCTGGCAGATGCGCTGAGGGGTGCTGACGTGTTCATAGGGGTGTCGGCACCAGGTGTTTTAAAAGGAGAGATGGTGAAGTCTATGGCTGATCGCCCGGTAGTTTTTGCTATGGCCAATCCCATTCCAGAGATAATGCCTGATGAGGCTTATAGTGCTGGTGCTTATATCGTAGGCACAGGGAGATCGGATTTTCCCAATCAGATAAACAATGTCCTGGCATTTCCAGGGGTATTTAAGGGGGCATTAAGGGTAAGAGCCAAGGACATAAATGAGGACATGCAGATAGCTGCTGCTGAGGCCATATCTTCCCTTATCAGCGATAGCGAGTTAAGGCCTGATTACATAATACCGTCGGCGTTTGATGCTAGGGTAGTCGACGCTGTGGAAAAGGCGGTGAGCGCGGCTGCGATAAGGACAGGAGTGGCCAGGGTAGGCGGTGATGCTCAATGGCGTTAA
- a CDS encoding Fe-S-containing hydro-lyase translates to MKLTTPLTSQVINDLKAGQEVCITGIVYTARDAAHKRMIQALEEGKPLPVDVKGQIIYYVGPCPARPGQVIGSCGPTTSGRMDAYTPKLLSMGLKGMIGKGERSEEVIKAMVRYGAVYFAAVGGAGALLSQRVKSARIVAYPDLGPEAIYELYVEDFPVIVAIDCRGNSLFVNTSASR, encoded by the coding sequence GTGAAATTGACCACTCCGTTAACCTCTCAGGTAATCAATGATTTAAAAGCTGGTCAGGAAGTGTGTATAACGGGTATTGTTTATACAGCCAGAGATGCCGCCCATAAGAGGATGATACAGGCGTTGGAGGAAGGCAAGCCGTTGCCCGTTGACGTAAAAGGCCAGATAATTTATTATGTAGGGCCTTGTCCCGCAAGACCTGGCCAGGTTATAGGGAGCTGTGGCCCTACTACCAGTGGGAGGATGGATGCTTATACCCCTAAGCTTTTGTCTATGGGCCTTAAGGGAATGATAGGGAAAGGAGAGAGGTCTGAAGAGGTCATCAAAGCTATGGTGCGCTACGGTGCTGTTTATTTCGCAGCGGTAGGAGGTGCTGGAGCGTTGCTTTCCCAGCGGGTTAAGTCAGCGAGGATAGTGGCGTACCCTGACCTGGGACCTGAGGCCATATACGAACTCTACGTTGAGGATTTTCCGGTTATAGTTGCTATAGATTGCAGGGGGAACAGCCTCTTTGTCAACACTTCTGCTTCTCGATAA
- a CDS encoding fumarate hydratase has translation MREISACEITSAVRDICISSNCCLNKDVLDKINEALETEEVPHARKILQTMVENQKIASGKGLPICQDTGIAVVFVELGQDVHVTGGTIKDAINEGVRRGYGDGYLRKSMLKDPLLNRVNTQDNTPAIIHIDVVEGDKLKIVVCPKGAGSENMSTMAMLKPAEGIEGVKRFVVETVKKAGANPCPPVIVGVGIGGNFEYAPYLAKKALIRPIDVRHPVYGWLEEQLLKDINSLGIGPQGLGGSTTALAVNIEVYPTHIAQLPVAVNISCHVTRHGEVIL, from the coding sequence TTGAGGGAGATTAGCGCCTGTGAAATAACTTCTGCCGTGAGGGATATTTGCATTTCGTCCAACTGCTGCTTGAATAAAGACGTGCTGGATAAGATAAACGAGGCTCTGGAGACAGAAGAGGTTCCTCACGCCAGGAAGATATTACAGACGATGGTTGAAAACCAGAAAATAGCAAGTGGAAAGGGCCTACCTATATGCCAGGACACGGGTATCGCTGTGGTATTCGTAGAGCTGGGGCAGGACGTGCACGTGACAGGGGGAACTATCAAAGATGCTATAAATGAAGGTGTGAGAAGAGGTTATGGAGATGGGTACTTGAGGAAATCCATGCTGAAAGATCCTCTTCTGAACAGGGTTAACACCCAGGACAATACCCCTGCTATCATACACATAGATGTGGTAGAAGGGGATAAACTCAAAATCGTTGTATGCCCTAAGGGTGCTGGCAGCGAGAACATGAGCACCATGGCTATGTTGAAGCCCGCTGAAGGCATAGAAGGGGTGAAGCGGTTTGTCGTAGAGACGGTAAAAAAGGCAGGTGCCAATCCCTGTCCACCGGTGATAGTGGGAGTAGGCATAGGAGGAAATTTTGAATACGCTCCCTATCTGGCTAAAAAAGCCCTAATACGACCTATTGACGTAAGGCACCCTGTGTACGGGTGGCTGGAGGAGCAACTGCTAAAGGATATAAACAGCCTGGGTATTGGCCCACAGGGTCTTGGAGGGAGCACCACAGCGCTGGCTGTTAACATAGAGGTATATCCCACCCACATAGCTCAGCTGCCTGTAGCGGTAAACATAAGCTGTCATGTGACCAGGCATGGGGAGGTGATACTGTGA